The nucleotide sequence CTTCAGCAATTGGACCATCATCAGGCCGATAGAACCCATTCCGACCACCACCGCGAAATCGCCCGGCAGCAATCTCGCCCGGCGCACGTTGCGCACGCAGCAGCTCAGGGGCTCGGTGAAGAGACCCTCGTCGTCGCTCAGTTGGGCAGGCACTTTAAAGGCGGTCTGCTCGACGTGCTCGGCGGGGATGCGCAGGTACTCGGCGAAACCGCCGGGGTCGAGGTTGGTCTCTTTGAAGTGTCGGCACATCGAGTGGTTGCCGTGGCGGCAATAGTGGCATTGCCCGCAGGGGACGTGGTGGGCGACGACCAGGCGGTCGCCGGCCTTGAACTTTTGGACGCCTTTGCCCACCTCGACGACGTCGCCGACCAGCTCGTGTCCGAGGACGACGGGCCGCTTCGGCAGGGCGCGGGTGACCTTCAGGACGTCCGTGCCGCAGACGCCGCAGGCGCGGACCTTGAGGAGGATCTCGCCGGCGCCGATCGTCGGAACGGGAACTTCTTCAACGCGAATCGAATCGGGGGGATAATAAACGGCGGCTCGCATTAATTCTTCCGATAAACCACATACCGGGCGATCTCGCGCAGCGGGTCCGCCTTCGCGTCGAAATCGCCCAGGACGCCCAGGGCCTCTTCGGTCAGTTGATGCGCCAGGCGCTTGGATTCTTCCAGGCCCAGCAAAGCGGGGTAGGTCGCCTTCTCGTTGGCGACGTCGCTGCCGATATCCTTGCCGATCTCCTCGCCGCCCTCGATGTCGAGGACGTCGTCGGCGATCTGGAAAGACAGGCCGATGCACTCGCCGAAGCGGCTTAAGGACTCGAATTGCCGCTTGTCGGCGCCCGCCAGGAGGGCGCCCGCCTCGATGGAGACTTGGATCAGCTTGCCGGTCTTGTGGCGATGCAGCCTTTCCAGTTCGGCGACGGAGATCTTCTTCTTTTCGCTCAGCAGGTCGACGGCCTGGCCGCCCGCCATGCCCCGTGAGCCGCTGGCCTGGGCGATGCGCCGGATTACCTCGAGGGCGGCGGCCGCCTGCTCGGGCCGGGCCGCATTGGCGATGGTGAAGAAGGCCTCGGTCAGCAGCGAGTCGCCCGCCAGGATCGCGATGGCCTCGCCGAAGACCTTGTGGTTGGTCGGCTGGCCGCGCCGCAGGTCGTCGTCGTCCATAGCCGGCAAGTCGTCGTGGATCAGCGAATAGGTGTGGATCATCTCGAGGGCGCAGGCCGCGGCCAAGACCGCGTGATAATCCTTGCCCAGCGCCTCGGCGGCGGCGATGGCCAGGATCGGGCGCAAGCGTTTGCCGCCGGCGTTCAGGCTGTAGTTCATCGCCTCGTGGAGGCGCTCGGGCCACTCGCTTGCCTTCGGAAGGAAGTCGCGCAGGGCCTGGTCGACGATGCGACGACGGGTCTCTAGGTATGCGGGGAGGTCGAAGGGCTGGGTCATAGCTCGAGCGGTTCTTTCTTGAAGGCCTCGTTTTCTTGGA is from Deltaproteobacteria bacterium PRO3 and encodes:
- a CDS encoding zinc-binding dehydrogenase, whose protein sequence is MRAAVYYPPDSIRVEEVPVPTIGAGEILLKVRACGVCGTDVLKVTRALPKRPVVLGHELVGDVVEVGKGVQKFKAGDRLVVAHHVPCGQCHYCRHGNHSMCRHFKETNLDPGGFAEYLRIPAEHVEQTAFKVPAQLSDDEGLFTEPLSCCVRNVRRARLLPGDFAVVVGMGSIGLMMVQLLKLIPTQVLALDLFEERLDLAKRLGADFALRGDSPDIAAFVADHTEGRRADIVVFTAGGGRVFQNAFAWVRDGGALNLFASLSDKPVEVSLDTLYHHEITVFSSYSPSPEDLVEAHRLLCEKKVQVSPLVTHHVDLEQLRESIDWITAQKAMKVIVNP
- a CDS encoding polyprenyl synthetase family protein encodes the protein MTQPFDLPAYLETRRRIVDQALRDFLPKASEWPERLHEAMNYSLNAGGKRLRPILAIAAAEALGKDYHAVLAAACALEMIHTYSLIHDDLPAMDDDDLRRGQPTNHKVFGEAIAILAGDSLLTEAFFTIANAARPEQAAAALEVIRRIAQASGSRGMAGGQAVDLLSEKKKISVAELERLHRHKTGKLIQVSIEAGALLAGADKRQFESLSRFGECIGLSFQIADDVLDIEGGEEIGKDIGSDVANEKATYPALLGLEESKRLAHQLTEEALGVLGDFDAKADPLREIARYVVYRKN